The genomic DNA TTCTGTGTGTGTGAAATCGTGTGTGTGTATCGTGTTTTGTGTGTGTGTTTCAGGCTGTCAGAGTGTGTGTGTTGTGTGATATTTTCTGGAATGTTCTGGCCGTGTTCTTCCCCGTTTCTGTTGTGGTGGCGCGTGCTTAGCACGCGATTGTGTTGCCCTGTGTTGCCTTGGTTCGAATTGTTCtgattaaaaattttatttttttttctttgcaggaaagattatttgattgattttgtgaaataaataatttatatgcGAGGATTATAGATTAATCGATGGAATTTACGTAGGCTACCCGGTATAaacgggaacccgtaaattttatcgccgtcgacgatgagcttcggcgagccgacggtggactatgatgattcgatctgagtcctacaatttaaaatacaaaatacgatctAAGGTGCGAATTGTGAATAAAATACTATTAAAACCATAAAAACACggctaataattaataattatatttaattggtaactgagaattttggactgatattgatgactgaaatcggtggttgggtttgaattgcgattgattgtagttgtgtttgtttagacgtcgggatgttcgacgggtagtccgataaataaaggggtgctgcccgattttcggaaaattaaattaaggaaatacgaggccgtaccaaatggctatcggaacgtcgatcgattatatgtaactattttgtacaaaacctgattatgtgttgcgatggaatacttttcgaaaccgataaccctaatttcgtaaaaggacaaaTATACCTATATTACGAACACGAGCACTGAACCGGCTTttgaagacgtgaaccctaattgatacgtgtattattatattgaaaatgttacgagttgggtttgttaacgtatgggtagattgttagcaagGATAGTCAAGCTTATTcggacgtctaatttagggtattttggttcctgtagattccagttgaaatccttagcatcccggtcagtgcaaagccagtcagaaattagtgttaaagtgtattaaggcaagtacccctaatcatatctttatggttcagtatatatgaatataatgttgtcTTATTCTCGTACTGGAAcagaatgatttaagttacgtattccctgggtttcaaattattttattaacttgtgttttgggggaaaagtaacttcttaaaatacctatctctaagctttgaataaaatggaaatgttttgggaaaatgtgctgtgttataattgttttaacaagagataggtaagtgaattggaaaactggataaaaatgatcagataattggatgagtgtgcgcagaaggcccgtaacggcctggaagttagcgtaagaggcgaaatggttgcgcaccctattataaccaccagcccagcgtgacagagacctagctagtctctgagtttcggaacaagtttcatatgatagcctgatcagctgtctcaccaggaaTCATCCAATGCATGTATATCTGAGCAAgcgattttgaggttcccggaaagggacaagttttatggttcccgtaaaggaacaattagttttataggtcctgcgatgggacaaATGATTTGGAAATGTAAGTAGCATGCTAAATTTAATCCTGCTATTTACACAGCACTATTAATAAAATGtttagagagcatgctagctattaaagatccagtttcaacagtttatcagtttttatctatttacacttgttttacttgttttccaCTATCAAGTTGTAATTTCtgttcctacaattgtttattataaactgttttagttagtaatcatatagtggtactgctgagcggttgatcgctcactcttgcaaatgtgtttgtatattttcgcattgcagatgcttaggggatgttgctgttttgctaagggccagtttccaactcctcctgtgtcgagctcctctgaataggttgtgtctggaaagtgtggtctgtgagttgctaTAGAATAATAGTCACAGATGGCAGGTTGTTTTTAATAAGATggtttgtaataagtgtgtaacctaagttatacttgaacctggaaaaggtcttgtggaagagttgtttatattgaaataaagtaagtagttgtcttataattatagtttcattttgttagtgacgtcaactcctaacccggggttgaggccgttacaggttggtatcagagctacaggtttgagtccctgatttaggttaggagtagagtcggAAAGGGGTAATATTGGTATATAGAGAGTGAATCAGCAACTCACATCTAAAGGAGCAAGTTTAAAAGTCTAGTTGagggttcgaaggcgtaaccctAGCATATTTTAAGGATTTTGGAACTGCCCTAATCTTTAGTGTGTTTTCCCTGGTATATGTACCATTGGTAGTAGCCAATAAGGATTCCTAGATAGTTTTCCACCAGAACGAGTTCGACCATGTGAATTTAGTTAGTGTTATATTATAGGTGTTGTTGCATGCTGCTAGTATCGTGTTGTTATTACTGTTATTATTTtattgttgcaattgttgctgatTTTGTTAAATCTAGCCACTCATTACAGTCGGACCCCAACTCAATGAGGGTGGGAATATTTTTTTTTTACGGCAGTATTCTCTTGGCACATGaaaatgttgctacccgggggcaattCTTTTAAACTAAAATCATTTGCTATATTTCAGGAGAATGCCGCCCAAGAAGAATATCCCACCCAATTCCTCTAGCAGAGCTTCTGAAGGGGGCCCAGTTATGGGTGAGTTTctagatttgctgcgccaacagtctaatcaaatggctcagcagcaagaacaatttcaGCAGCAACAGCGGCTATTTctacaacaacagcaacaacagcagtagttcatacagcagcaacaacaacaaatTCAACAACAACAGCTGCAGCTTCAGCAGCAACCTCAGCAAAGCGAAGTGAACCAAACTgtgagttttaaatcttttcagtcggtaaagcctccagaatttaAGGGCGAGGTGGACCCAGTTGCTGCTAGgatttggctaaaggaaatagagaaagctttCACCCTTacgcaagtaagtgataatcttagATCAGACTATGCGAGCTATTTTCTCAAGggtgaagcgaattattggtgggaatccacccGTGCCgtggaaggagaaggccctgtctTGTGGGCCAGGTTTATAGAgttgttcttggaaaaatattttccggaCTGTTTGCAGAACCAGTTAGAAGttgagtttttggaattgaagcaggatGAAAAGAGTGTGGCCGAGTATGAGGcaaagtttacggaattggcccgaTTGGTGCCTGTGTATGTGAATACTGAAGCTCAGAAAGtaaagaggttccagcagggactgaagccAGAAATTCGCAGTGGGGTTGTAGCCTTGCAGCTCAAGATATATCCCTCCGTAGTTCAGGCCGCGCTGGTAATtgaaagtgaccagaagttggctgCCAAGGAAAAGGGCGATAAGAAGCGGAAATCTGAAAGCATCACTGGTGAAACGAATCCAGGGGGATCCGGTCAGAGGTTTCAGAAGAGGTTTGGCCAGAACAGAAATAAAAGATTTAGAAGACAGAATTTTCTCAGGTTAGGCCTGCTACCACCTTAGTTGCCTCCACTCCAGCTCAGTCATCAAATTCCGTAAGAGATTGTAAGGTATGTGGGAAGAGACATAGTGGTCCGTGCAAAAGGGATGTTCAGTGCTTCAAATGTCATCAAAAGGGTCATTACGCATCTGAATGTAATATAGAGAAACCCGCAGTTACTTGCTACAACTGTGGGAAGGTGGGACATGTTGCTCGATATTGTAAGGCAGCTACTCAAGGTACTGCATCTCAAGGACTGGCATCCAGCACAGCTAAAGCCAgaactttcaaaatgataaaaaaagtccaatgctcaggactcggacatagtggcaggtacgctctctctcaactccgtacctgttaaagttttatttgattcaggagcatctaagtcttttatatcaaagAATTGTGTGGTTAAGATGGACTTAATGTTAGAAGATTTGGTTGAACCTTTGACTATAGAAGTAGCCAATCAGGATAGAGTTTCAGTGAGTCAGTTTTGCCCTAAGTGTCAATTGGAAATCCACGGATACTCTTTTTGGCTGATCTAATACCCTtcgagctaggagagtttgacgtgaTTTTGGGAATAGATTGGTTGTCCCAGTATAAGGCTAACATtgattgtaagaagaagaaaattttgatggTTACTGAGGATAATATTAAGGTGACTTATCAAGGAcaaaggcaagaaaagaaatttctctcgataCTCCAGACGAAGAAAttgttaagacaaggatgtgaagcttaCTTAGCACATGTGGTGGACGTGGAGAAGGAAGTACTTGATTTAGATAAGATTCCAATAGTAAGGGAATTCCCAGACGTTTTTCCAAATGAATTGCCCGGATTGCCACCAGATCGTGAAATTGAGTTTTCCATAGACTTAGTTCccggagcagaaccagtttcaaaggcaccctATCGTATGgctccagtggaaatgaaagaactagctaagcaactccaggaattattggacaaaggcGTGATTAGGCCAagtatatccccgtggggtgctccagtgttattcgtaaagaagaaggatggaagtatgagattgtgtattgattatcgggaattaaacaagttaaccattaaaaacaagtatcccctgccaaggatagatgacctgtttgaccaacttaagggagcgtgttgtttctcgaagattgacttgagatcaggctaccatcagttaaagattaagcctgaagacataccaaagactaCATTCAGGACCCGATAcagacattatgagttcttagtaatgtcgtttggattgaccaatgcaccagctgccttcatggatttaatgaatcggGTGTATAaagaatacttggataagtttgtgattgtatttattgatgacatcctcatttaTTCGAAGACTAGAGAAGATCATGCTAATCATTTGAAGATTTCCCTGCAAAGGCTAAGAGAGAAGCagttgtacgcaaagttttcgaagtgcgaattttggttggaggaagttcaattcttaggtcACGTAGTAGGAAAAGATGGCATTAAAGTGGATCCCGTAAAGTTTGAAGCTATATCCAAATGGGAACAACCAAAGACTCCAACAGAAGTCAGAAGCTTTCTTGGGTTAGCAggttattatcgaagatttgtaaaggatttcgccaagattgcaactccattgaccaagttgacccggaagaatgagaagtttaattggacagagaagtgcgaggaaagcttccaagaattgaaaaagaggttagtaacagctccagtattagcattgccagatgagacaaGAAACTTCGTGATCTATAGTGACGCTTCCTTGAAAGGTTTGGGTTGTGtattaatgcaacatgataaagtcattgcctacgcttccagacagttaaagcctcatgagcaaaagtatccagtgcatgatttggaattagccgCAATCGTGTTCgcgttgaagctgtggagacattacttatacggagaaaaatgcgaaatttatacagatcacaaaagtttaaagtatatattcactcagaaggatctaaacatgcgacaacggagatggctagaactgattaaggattacgattgttctATTAATTACCACCCAGGCAAGGCCAACGTAGTGGCAGATGCCCTaagcaggaaggaaagattgaatgcaatcaAAATTTCCGAGGACCTCGCCAGAGAATTGGAGAAGCTGGAAATTGAGGTTCGAGTAACAGACGAAAATCAAGGAcaattgtatgagatcacttttcggccagaattgatggacaagatccagaagtgtcaggaagaaatGATGAATCGAGAGTTAGATAGTTTAACTGGAGAAGAACTCTGCACACAAAAGGATAGCAAGGGTATGTATAGGTTTTCCTCGAGGATATGGATTCCCAATGTAACTGAACTAAGGAATGCGATATTGCGGGAAGCTCATAATTCCAAGttttccattcacccgggaagcactaaaatgtatcaagatttgaagatgcacttttggtggccaggaatgaaaaaggaaattgcaagTTGGGTTACAAATGCCATGTATGCCAGAcagtgaaggcggaacatcaaagaccaagtggattgttacaaccgtTGGATgttccacagtggaaatgggaagaagtcacgatggattttgtagtaggactaccaaagacgaaatcgaaccatgatgcaatttgggtaattattgatagattgaccaagtctgcacattttcttccgatcaatgaaaagTATTATTTGGATAGGCTAGTTAAATTATATTTGGATAAAATTGTTaccaagcatggagttcctgtttcaatcgtatcggatcgagatccaagatttaattccagATTTTGGACGAAATTTCAGGAGTGCTTAGggactaaattgaaaatgagtaccgcctaccatccccagacagatggccaaagtgaaagaaccattCAGATGATAGAAGACatgttaagggtttgtgctttggattttaaaggaaattgggacgaacaCTTGCCCCTGATTGAGTtctcttataataacagttatcatgccagtataagaatgccgccctacgaagccctgtatggacgtaagtgtaggtcccctctttattgggatgaagtaggagaaaagaaattaTTAGGCCCTGAATTGGTTCAACAGACTAAGGATGCAATTATATTAATTCGAAAAAAAttagaagcagctcaagatagacagaaaaAGAACGCAGACCTTCATCAAAAAGACGTGGAGATGGAAATAGGATCGTTGGTATTGCTAAAAGTGTCGCCCTGGAAAGGATTGGTTAGATTTGGACAGAAAGGTAAGTTAAGTCctagatatattggaccttttgaaatacTGAGGAAAGTTGGTAAGGTTGCCTATGAGTTGGCATTGCCACCACAATTACAACATATCCACAATGTATTACATGTGTCCATGCTGAAGCGTTATATTCCTGATTCAAATCAAGTTATTGAATATGAACCAATCGATCTTCAACCAGATTTATCCTACGAGGAACGACCGATCCAGATCCTAGATCGTAAAAAACGagttcttagaaataagtctattcctatagttaaagtactgtggcggaatcctcgagtagaagagtccacttgggaattagagtcagatatgcttgacaaacatcctcatttgtttaattagatcagattctgaggacataatctttttaagggggaaagaatataacgactcgtacatttttgtaatatttaaatgtgtaattattaaataagttaTGTGTATGGGATCTGTCAgttgaatattatttttgttaatattttattaattatgtgtgattatgGGTGTTCGAGGATCGTTGGTGTAATTAGTTGTGGCGTTGtgttatttgttttatggttAAAAGTGGTTatattcaagatttattttcataaatatggggattatctctaaaattatttttatggcttcataactttattaattatttttaggagtttttaaaattgagaaatcaatattttattgattatttacccttaaatgattttatgaatatttttaattgtaaaatcagtttataatttttgaattcttcaaaaattatgaaaattttattttattactttttaattatttcaagaattttaaaattattccggtaaatttttggcttttatttaaccgTGCGTGAACTCTTTAGATTGTTAAATGCGGGTCTGGTGTGCgatttcaaaatgattttaaaaattataaaaatgttgTGTATTATCAATTTTAAATATTGTTGAAATTTTGAGGTTTATTTTAAGACTATTTCAATTCGTTCTGTTCGGGAAGTGTATCGTGATTAAATAGATCGGTGTGTCAGTTGCGGTATCGAGGAAAAGAAACCGGGTAAATAAACCCGATTTCATTCCCTTTCCCAGTTAATCCCTAGTCCCTCTCTTTCTAAACATCAGCTTCTTGTCTCTCTCGCCTCTCGATTTCACTCCGTCTCTAATCTCTTCTCTTCTGAATTTCTTTCCTCCCTTAATCCCTCTCGTTCTTTGTTCTCCTCGATTTATTTTCTTCCTCTTGTTGCTTGCTTCCGGTAAGTCACCGCGCCGTTCTGTTTTCCGGCGAGATCGTCGCCCTTCTTTCTATTGATTCACCGATTGCTTCATGTTTATGTATATACATACTTGCTGTATGTATACGTTTCTGTGTGTGTGAAATCGTGTGTGTGTATCGTGTTTTGTGTGTGTGTTTCAGGCTGTCAGAGTGTGTGTGTTGTGTGATATTTTCTGGAATGTTCTGGCCGTGTTCTTCCCCGTTTCTGTTGTGGTGGCGCGTGCTTAGCACGCGAGTGTGTTGCCCTGTGTTGCCTTGGttcgtgtaacacccccagatccggggtcggggatccgggtcgtcacgatctttctttccacaatatcacttcacttaattaataataataaccttatgctgtgaccccacactaacacacaccacaacccgttatagtctcagagatgaaatttaaataagtacaagtctttgaatccacaatttaaaagttattacaacccaaaatgattacttgataaatttacagttaattgccattatctgccacaagttataattatacataattgattctcaaaagtagatggtctgatctacaatagatctacctctgcagctatagcagctacaacatcaacgggaagacgcgggacgcttcccacgcgcttgcgctgggtctgctggagtctggccatctttcctaactgttgttgtgtgatgaagaaataaagcaagggtgagcagcaagcccaccaaaataatatgtataatgattaacaatatatgagccttctcatagcactcatgaaagtcttggtcaaaagaaatgaaccaagttgatatcttaatgcgatgaagtcgcaaaatattcagtatatatatatacatatatacttttcaaaatatgggaagtcctcttccatgcataatacacacagagttccagtttataactgtatatataaaaaatatcgttgcaaggtgatctcatatatctaaccttgtctcaacgtttttccgaaaatctttgtcattcataagacaatcattaactagatataagtttaaaagatgaagttataagataccccaaaatacttatatctttcccaaatactacttgaactaccctcgttcaagttataatcagtttcaaaggttcatcacatagatgagactacaagacaagatttgaatagattcaatctttgaatatcattataaataatgaagttacgagatacttcattaagtcccgatatataaatatattcatatatatctcccatacatttccagaaaacctctgtcatgtaaagtatgaacagagttgcaatatccaatgaattttggaaaggaaaagaattttggcataaaccagatatcttgctgatcaggcaaagataccaataagtaaccttttctactgtagatggatgaattcctcaccggtcatcaccctggccgcattaggacctcgcgctagaccgttacccggcccctcacgcgttgatggactgccacccagccatttacacaataatagaccgtaccccggcctgtcgcttatgccgactcaatcaaatggacttacttcccgaacattgggcaagtaatcaaattgttttctcaaaacagcaacctcgttgcgaatataaaatacaccacagagccggattccccaggttttgagcgagtatttaaatccccttaaaaggaagatcttaaatataaaaatgagttttggaatccgctctgacttttaaaaatcattttgaagactcgaaaacactttatagagtgtttggagtaaagctgatttaatgaggtaaatcagtccccagaatatttagaaaatgactgaatattattatttaaataatattcccataaagaatagtctttataaaaataattgaagtagaagtattaaaatttatacttgaaacgagtattaaataaccaaagatatacttatatgaaagtattatctttatttgaataatcgaaaataagtttgattattaacaccttattctttaataaaataaagaatatatttcagcaaataatcggagtcatagatcctcaaatgaatattcaaataatattcattaaataatataaactgagtcataagccttagaatgaatattcaaattatattcagataaataaataaaagagtcataagccctcgaatgaatattcaaaataatattcagataaataaataaaagagtcataagccctcgaatgaatattcaaaataatattcaaataaatagataaaaggagtcatacgtcttcgaatgaatattcaaataatattcaaataaataaataaaaggagtcatacgccttcgaatgaatattcaaataatattcaataataaaataaagttaaagttatcgaataaaccttattcgattaatagttttgaaaactatgaccatatatatatataaatatatatatatatatatccatatccatatccatatatacaaaatctactcgggatcctcgactcccggttttagaaaatattttcacctttgggtccctatactaagggtatatgcaagataccgctatcctctagcataggtattatcaactgaaccaacagatatatatatttcaagaatatgaaacaggcatgcatatataccatatcacatgctacaatatatcgcaagaatttgctaaataaccaacatgcatctatcgcaagataatgcatatacaagtgtatacatcacaacaacagtataacggatagaatacttgcctgagcgacttggggtgataaaaggctcgggacgagtctggtaacctataaacaacaagtaagttggaattaaaccaaaatcacttgtaaatctatactttaactaacttagactctaacgcttgttttgcgctcactgattcgcttaagtcactcgggtaccctcggctccaccatttttaataatttaacctttacgagttttaaagcgattccttcgcgagtgtcttaccaactgcctaacacacttaccataaatgtttcatacattaattaaccctttttggtctttaacctatgtttcaaagtaaggcgaggggaaatgtttcgttcgcgaaacgccgttacttgaaacggtcgtttctcctaaaccgtgcatcggaattgaacgaactacatatcaaaacgaagctcgtaacatgagctatctaaacatggcagtggtaataatctagcagggggttctcgggtcctaatgttatgcacaaaaacagtccaaagaaaatcggacgttacgacggctatgtttacgcgattaccaatatttataccactccaattctttatcaattcactacaaaccacccaaccatcataaatacatcaaacacaacttatatcaaggcaaagtcagtccataatctcaaggttttccaacttattcaatcacaaacatgatctactaaccataacttaagattcattaaccattaaccaagattcatatccaaaatcaccacaaatccaaccaaactatctaacatacatgaatcttgctatacatacatggatatttctatatatacattaatccatccataaactcatcaaaactcaaagttcaaactataagttaaaggtgaaagttgtttatacctccttgaagcttcctaacacaacccaagagctttgaatgcctaaaagaaccttgatccttgcttgtataaccttaatctttcataaaaattcaagaaaactaaagttatttcttgaaggttactattcaccatcttcttccttgatttattggaagagattgtgaaggaattaggagcttaaacttatagcatatccatatctatgtacaaggaagcttagataattaccttgtgatttaacaatgcttggaacttgatttttgaaaatcttgcccttaaaaaagatgaaaagccgagagaaagatgatgagaatgaaatgattttgtgttttttgatttgtttggcttagcttggttgttttttgttttgtttttggttaatgaccaatttaaccttgattttgtgtggttataaactaaccacatctccttccctttatgtcatgcttgcatcactttgtgatgtcatcacccctcctttgtcctctttctattggttggatgacaccatcctctcttatccttttgattaacttcctaattatttgcctaatgaccgctgatctgttatacggttcgcttaactttcgttttcgtttatcgtttgaaggatcatacccgggatcttattacttaggttcccttaacctttctcaatacattatattcctttttatgatcctctcttataatcctttaatttaaatcctttttatcatgttacctttttctcaattctctccgtatctagtggatttccgggaaaaatcaaagtgttcggaattggattctgacgatctttacatacacttatataccacatagagtacaaataatatcccataagatcaataacagaacccctacatagcgtggcatgaaaagttttctcgttcagcaaaaacactattcataagggtttcaaaatttctcaaaaattggggttattacagtctcccctccttaaaaggattccgtcccggaatcagatagaaaacaaatggggatactttcttagcattacactttctaactctcgagtcaattttcccacattgtggttctaccaccaaactctgcctagtttgataatccttctcctaagcacttgttccttttcactttataacccttcctggttgctccatataggttacgtcgggttgcatatctatgcgctcatatgcctctatttatctggcatctgaattacacttccttaacattgatacgtgaaacacgttacgacctgctacatgttcggggttagggctagctcatatgctaacttcccaaacgtcttaatatatccaagggtccaacaaattgtagacttagctttcctttctttccgaacctcatcaatcctttccaagggatacctataacattactaggtcccctatttcatactctttatcctttcgtgtcaaatcaacatacttatcatgtccatcttgggctactaccagccgtcctctgattagatctatcatatccttggtcctttggactactgcgggtccgagcatcttgcgctctacaacttcatcctaacataagggagatcgacattgtcttccctcaaggatctcataaggcgacatctcgataatgacatatgatctattgtcgtaagataactcaatccgaattaagtgatcattccaaattctttcaagtctattgcacagactctcattattacttttagcattagagcttctgcttctcaatacccattcttttccagttcgtaatcgctactaccttccgttcctaatattatactggttatacttttgctcgttagcgttctataaccttttaataaccacgtcaaccttagtatcacgaatgtgttcccattccgcatactaccaccactttattactcctttttcagttgtttctattttccaaaatttg from Apium graveolens cultivar Ventura chromosome 5, ASM990537v1, whole genome shotgun sequence includes the following:
- the LOC141659949 gene encoding uncharacterized protein LOC141659949 — encoded protein: MAGECRPRRISHPIPLAELLKGAQLWSVKPPEFKGEVDPVAARIWLKEIEKAFTLTQVSDNLRSDYASYFLKGEANYWWESTRAVEGEGPVLWARFIELFLEKYFPDCLQNQLEVEFLELKQDEKSVAEYEAKFTELARLVPVYVNTEAQKVKRFQQGLKPEIRSGVVALQLKIYPSVVQAALVIESDQKLAAKEKGDKKRKSESITGETNPGGSGQRFQKRFGQNRNKRFRRQNFLRLGLLPP